GGTGATCAAGGACGGCATCTACGCCGCCGCCGACATCTGCTCCGCGGACCTCGCCGCCAAGTGCGCCGAGCTGGGCATCAAGTAAGGCCCCCGGGCCCGGACTTCCGGGCCCGACCCGCCCGCCGGGGGCGTCAGGCCCCGGCAGGGCGCGGAACGCGCTCCCGAGCCGCGGTTCCGCCCTCGACCCGTCCGGCCCCGGCCGACCCAGACCCCGCTGTCGGTCCGGGGCCGGACGAGCACAGCCCCCCTCGAACTCGGCGCCGCACGGCGCGACATGCCGCCGCCCACCGCACGGGCGGCGAAGGAGTTGGTTCACGTGTCCCAGACGCCTGTCCTGGCGTTGCGCGGGATCTTCAAGCGATTCGGAGCGGTCCAGGTCCTCTCCGGTGTCGACCTCGAAGTCCACGCCGGTGAGGTCGTCGCCCTCGTCGGCGACAACGGCGCCGGAAAGTCCACCCTGGTCAAGACGATCGCCGGCGTCCACCCGATCGACGAGGGCGTCATCGAGTGGGAGGGCCGCCCGGTCGAGATCTCCCGCCCGCAGGACTCCCAGCACCTCGGCGTGGCGACCGTCTACCAGGACCTCGCCCTCTGCGACAACCTCGACGTCGTCGCCAACCTCTTCCTCGGCCGCGAGCTCAAGAAGGGCGGCGTCCTCGACGAGGTCGCCATGGAGAAGCGCGCCAAGGACCTGCTCTCCACCCTCTCCATCCGCATCCCCAGCGTGCGGATCCCCGTCGCCGCCCTCTCCGGCGGCCAGCGCCAGGTCGTCGCGATCGCCCGCGCCCTGGTCGGCGACCCCAAGATCGTGATCCTGGACGAGCCCACCGCCGCCCTCGGCGTCGAGCAGACCGCCCAGGTCCTCGACCTGGTCGAGCGGCTGCGCGAGCAG
The Streptomyces roseofulvus genome window above contains:
- a CDS encoding ATP-binding cassette domain-containing protein; translation: MSQTPVLALRGIFKRFGAVQVLSGVDLEVHAGEVVALVGDNGAGKSTLVKTIAGVHPIDEGVIEWEGRPVEISRPQDSQHLGVATVYQDLALCDNLDVVANLFLGRELKKGGVLDEVAMEKRAKDLLSTLSIRIPSVRIPVAALSGGQRQVVAIARALVGDPKIVILDEPTAALGVEQTAQVLDLVERLREQGLGVILISHNMADVKAVADTVAVLRLGRNNGTFPVATTTHEEIIAAITGATDNAVTRRQARTAEVAQ